From a region of the Impatiens glandulifera chromosome 4, dImpGla2.1, whole genome shotgun sequence genome:
- the LOC124934606 gene encoding aspartic proteinase CDR1-like gives MTESSTIMLSDWEYLIEIYIGTPPVKQLAIADTASEITWTQCQPCLSCCKQIQPIFNPMKSSSYKVMSCRSSDCQSKRRDPNINVKCNRMFINSKCHYGITYNDGSTRNGVLGYEMYKLGSRSILKMAYGCAYDNRGEFHETSAGIVGLGSGNLSFIGQIRKLIGGKFSYCLVDRSKQNAKSKINFGSNAIVSGPGVVSTPLVTKSPREWYHVTLEGVSVRNTRIPFNIGVAKYMKDVVKEGNIVIDSGTTMTHLPTDMYQKLENTLRGAIKAIPVEDPTGELSLCYKNVNNFRIPTIIFHFARGADVALETNNTIAPYSGLLCLAIIPSDDLAIYGNLSQMNRS, from the coding sequence ATGACTGAGAGTTCGACAATAATGTTGTCTGACTGGGAGTACCTCATAGAAATTTACATCGGTACACCGCCGGTCAAGCAATTGGCGATCGCTGATACCGCCAGCGAAATTACCTGGACTCAATGCCAACCATGTTTAAGTTGTTGCAAGCAAATTCAACCCATATTTAATCCAATGAAGTCATCATCCTATAAGGTAATGTCATGTCGTTCAAGTGACTGTCAAAGTAAGAGACGAGATCcaaatataaatgttaaatgTAACCGTATGTTTATTAATAGCAAATGTCATTATGGTATAACCTACAATGATGGTTCCACCAGAAATGGGGTACTAGGCTATGAAATGTATAAATTGGGGAGTCGTTCGATCTTGAAAATGGCTTATGGGTGCGCGTATGACAACCGAGGTGAATTTCATGAGACCTCGGCTGGCATAGTTGGGCTCGGAAGTGGGAATCTCTCTTTCATTGGCCAGATTCGCAAATTGATTGGTGGGAAATTCTCATATTGCCTAGTGGATCGGTCGAAACAAAATGCTAAAAGCAAAATCAACTTCGGTTCTAACGCAATCGTGTCTGGACCCGGAGTGGTATCCACTCCATTGGTCACAAAGAGTCCTAGGGAGTGGTATCATGTCACGTTGGAAGGGGTCAGCGTAAGAAATACTAGAATTCCATTCAATATTGGAGTAGCTAAATACATGAAGGATGTTGTTAAGGAGGGTAATATCGTGATAGACTCGGGAACCACGATGACTCATTTACCGACAGATATGTACCAAAAACTTGAGAATACGCTGAGAGGCGCGATTAAAGCCATACCAGTCGAAGATCCAACTGGGGAATTAAGCCTTTGTTATAAGAACGTCAACAACTTTAGAATTCCGACAATCATTTTCCATTTCGCGAGAGGTGCTGATGTGGCGTTGGAGACGAATAATACTATTGCTCCATACTCGGGTCTGTTGTGTCTAGCCATAATCCCATCTGATGATCTAGCCATATATGGGAACTTGTCCCAAATGAACCGGTCTTAA
- the LOC124934608 gene encoding aspartic proteinase CDR1-like gives MLQLSTALGTKSSKLIGFSTHLIHRDSFESPLYDSSINQSELVERVILRSSSRLSYLKSLLQLPNNDTEEISSIDSRIEGISGDYLMEISIGTPPVMQWAVLDFASDILRGTGSETFKLGNTYLPEMVYGCSNNNDGLFKKTNAGVVGLGNGPNSLISRLHRSIPRKFSYCLTDASKGNAKSKIDIGANAIVSSRNSISTPLVLMKPPDFYYITLKAISIQNMRLPITGVTKISLKGNK, from the exons ATGTTACAACTCTCAACCGCCCTTGGAACAAAATCATCAAAACTAATAGGTTTTTCTACCCATCTCATCCACCGAGATTCATTTGAATCGCCATTGTACGATTCATCGATCAACCAAAGTGAGCTTGTAGAAAGAGTCATCCTTCGCTCTAGTTCCCGATTATCCTATCTTAAGTCTCTTTTACAACTCCCAAACAATGACACGGAGGAAATTTCTTCCATAGACTCAAGAATTGAGGGAATTAGTGGGGATTATCTCATGGAGATTTCAATCGGCACACCACCCGTCATGCAATGGGCAGTTCTTGACTTCGCCAGCGACATC CTTCGGGGAACTGGCTCGGAAACTTTTAAATTGGGAAACACTTACCTCCCAGAAATGGTTTATGGGTGCTCAAATAACAACGATGGCTTGTTCAAAAAAACCAATGCTGGCGTTGTTGGTCTTGGGAATGGGCCAAACTCATTAATTAGTCGGCTCCACCGTAGCATCCCGCGTAAATTCTCGTATTGCCTAACCGATGCTTCTAAGGGAAATGCAAAAAGCAAGATAGATATCGGAGCTAACGCAATCGTGTCTAGCCGCAATTCGATCTCTACACCTTTGGTCTTAATGAAGCCTCCAGACTTCTATTACATCACATTGAAAGCAATCAGCATTCAAAATATGAGATTACCCATCACTGGAGTAACTAAAATATCATTGAAAGGTAACaagtag